The Mangifera indica cultivar Alphonso chromosome 8, CATAS_Mindica_2.1, whole genome shotgun sequence genome has a window encoding:
- the LOC123222764 gene encoding wax ester synthase/diacylglycerol acyltransferase 4-like: MEFIMKEPVSPTGQYVSSSALSLSILGVLEFEVPIDDLPVMSLIKDVFLPINPRFSSIMVEDENGEKQWKRVEVELHNHVKIPIFPSGLSLELYDKCFDDYISGIGMEQLPITQPLWEIHIINYPTTTAAAVTIFKLHHSLGNGVSLMGALLSCLQRADNPSLPLTFPSVSLPSNINDYNNNNNNNILNRVYEVFSVIYKTVSDFSWSIIKSTLVEDDKSPIRSGDVGIEFRPMTMATMTFSLDQIRQIKTKLGTTVNDVITGIIFLGTRLYMQEMSEESSKTRSTAVILLNTRVFRGYESIQDMVKPNAKTPWGNYFAFLHVPIPQYVTTDDATPSNPLEFVLKVQQILSAKKNSLAVYLTAQLLKTLKKFRGPEAAARFIHATSKNTSMGISNLMGPVEQIALANHLVKGLYFTVVGTPQSLGITMVSYNGKIRVAVKAEKDFIDISKFKCCLENAFQKIFKVVYEITYASQHVKG, encoded by the exons ATGGAGTTCATCATGAAAGAACCTGTAAGCCCAACTGGACAATACGTGAGCAGCTCAGCTCTTTCACTTTCAATTCTTGGTGTTCTTGAATTTGAAGTTCCCATTGATGATCTGCCGGTTATGTCATTGATCAAGGATGTGTTTCTCCCCATCAACCCACGTTTCTCCTCCATCATG GTTGAAGACGAAAATGGAGAGAAACAATGGAAGAGAGTCGAAGTTGAGCTCCATAACCACGTAAAAATACCCATATTCCCCTCTGGGCTTTCACtagaattatatgataaatgcTTTGATGATTATATCTCAGGTATAGGAATGGAACAGCTTCCAATAACCCAACCTTTATGGGAAATTCATATAATCAATTACCCGACAACCACTGCAGCAGCTGTTACGATATTCAAGCTTCACCATTCACTTGGCAATGGCGTCTCTTTGATGGGAGCTCTTCTTTCATGTTTACAAAGGGCTGACAATCCTTCTCTCCCCTTGACATTTCCTTCAGTTTCCTTGCCCTCCAACATAAACGAttacaataacaataacaataacaacataCTGAATAGAGTGTATGAAGTTTTTTCTGTGATTTATAAGACAGTATCAGACTTCAGTTGGAGCATTATAAAGAGTACTCTAGTTGAAGATGATAAATCTCCCATAAGATCAGGGGACGTTGGAATTGAGTTTCGGCCAATGACGATGGCAACAATGACTTTCTCTCTTGATCAAATCAGACAAATTAAGACCAAACTTGGAACG ACTGTTAATGATGTTATCACGGGAATAATCTTCTTGGGAACTCGGTTATACATGCAAGAGATGAGTGAGGAGTCGAGCAAAACACGATCTACAGCAGTGATATTGTTAAACACCAGGGTGTTTAGAGGCTACGAATCAATACAAGATATGGTTAAACCTAATGCCAAGACGCCTTGGGGGAATTACTTTGCCTTTTTGCATGTTCCCATACCTCA GTACGTAACAACTGATGATGCTACACCTTCAAACCCATTGGAATTTGTTTTGAAAGTACAACAGATCCTTAGTGCCAAGAAAAACTCTTTAGCTGTTTATCTCACCGCTCAACTTCTCAAAACCTTGAAGAAATTTAGAGGCCCTGaa GCAGCAGCTAGATTTATCCATGCAACTTCAAAGAACACAAGCATGGGAATCTCAAATCTAATGGGACCAGTGGAACAAATAGCTTTGGCTAATCATCTGGTGAAAGGCTTGTATTTCACAGTGGTCGGCACACCTCag AGTCTTGGCATAACAATGGTAAGTTATAACGGAAAGATAAGAGTTGCTGTGAAAGCAGAAAAAGACTTTATTGATATCTCAAAGTTTAAATGTTGTCTAGAGAATGCATTTCAGAAGATATTCAAAGTTGTTTATGAAATTACTTATGCTTCTCAACACGTTAAAGGATGA
- the LOC123222763 gene encoding early nodulin-like protein 1, with the protein MEFKRFYGCLFLMLLGLVSSSQGYKFYVGGKDGWVLNPSENYNHWAERMRFQVNDTLYFKYNKESNSVLVVNNHDYYSCNTKNPIQSLSDGDSIFHLNRSGPYYFISGNAADNCKKGQKVIIVVMAVRHHHRHAPPSPSPAAAPPLSPAPHPTLSPPEVSPTPLSTPAEPPKSGGSVGLASSVGSLLGFSVVASVVLGSLMGVF; encoded by the exons ATGGAGTTTAAGAGATTTTATGGCTGTTTGTTTCTTATGTTGTTGGGTTTGGTTAGCTCTTCTCAGGGTTACAAGTTCTATGTTGGTGGCAAAGATGGGTGGGTTTTAAATCCCTCCGAGAATTACAATCACTGGGCCGAAAGAATGAGGTTTCAAGTCAATGATACTCTTT ATTTTAAGTACAACAAAGAATCAAACTCTGTGTTGGTGGTAAACAATCATGATTACTACTCTTGCAACACAAAAAACCCAATACAATCCTTATCAGATGGGGACTCAATCTTCCACCTCAATCGCTCTGGTCCATACTACTTCATCAGTGGCAATGCTGCTGACAACTgcaaaaaaggccaaaaggtTATCATTGTTGTTATGGCTGTGAGACACCACCACCGCCATGCTCCTCCGTCTCCTTCTCCAGCGGCAGCCCCACCTCTATCTCCTGCGCCTCATCCTACTTTGTCACCTCCAGAGGTGTCTCCAACTCCGCTGTCTACTCCTGCAGAGCCACCAAAGTCTGGTGGGTCAGTGGGTTTAGCTAGTTCTGTTGGATCACTTTTGGGATTTAGTGTTGTAGCAAGTGTGGTTTTGGGTAGCTTAATGGgggtgttttaa